CAACGGCATCGATATCCAATCTCTGCCGGAAAGTACGTCCCTGCTGCGCTTTTCCGGCGCGCATCAACTGTTGCGGCCCCAATCGGGACGCTAAGGAGATTATTTAAATGGCTAAAACGATCAATATCGCGCCGCTGACCCGGATCGAAGGCCACGCGTCCATCGCCATCCAGTTGGATGACGCCGGCAACGTCGCCGATTCCAAGGTGCACTTTCAATCCCTGCGCGGCTTTGAAAAATTCGTGGAAGGCAAGCCGGCCGAGGAACTGCCGCGCATCGTCAACCGCATCTGCGGCATCTGCCCCTGGCACCATCACCTGGCCGCCAACAAGGCCGTGGACCGCTGTTTCGGCGTTACGCCGCCCCCGGCCGGACAGAAACTGCGGGAACTGATGCAGACCATCTCCCATGCCGAAGACAAGCTGCTGCACTTTTTCTTTCTGGCCGCCGCCGATTTCGTGATCGGACCGGACGCCGACTATGCCGTGCGCAATGTCATCGGTGTGGCCAAGGCCAATCCGGAACTGGCCCAGAAAGTGGTCCGGATGCGCTTCAAGGCCAAGATGATCCTGGAAAAATTCGCCGGCAAGGCCATCCACCCGGTGGCCGGGGTCACGGGCGGCTTTGCCAAACCCATGCTGGAAGAGGATCGCGAGCAGATGCTGGCGGACATGCAGGAAATCCTGGATTTCGCCCTGTACACCATCGATTTTGCCAAGACTCAGGTCTTTCCCCCATATCTGGATACAGTCCAGACCCTGGGCGTAATCAAGACCGGTTTTCTGGGCACCGTGGACGATGACGGCGCCCTGAATCTGTACGACGGCAAATTGCGTCTGATGAAAGCCGACGGCAGCTACACGGACTTCGATGTCCAGGACTACACCGATTACCTGGCCGAACAGGTGGTTCCCTGGTCCTATGGCAAGTTTCCCTATGCCCAAAGCTGGAATGAAGGGTTTTCCCTGGATCTGGATGAACCGAAAGGGATTTACCGCTCCAATTGCCTGGCGCGCATCAACATCGCCGACAAGATGACGACCCCCAGGGCCCAGGCGGAACTGGAAGAATTCAGGCAAACCTTCGGCCGACCGGCCCAGGCCACCCTGCTCTACCACTGGGCCCGGCTGATCGAGGAAGTCTACGCCTGCGAGCACGCCATCGAACTGCTCAACGATCCGGAAATCACCGACCCCAACGTCAGGTCCGA
This window of the uncultured Desulfosarcina sp. genome carries:
- a CDS encoding Ni/Fe hydrogenase subunit alpha, giving the protein MAKTINIAPLTRIEGHASIAIQLDDAGNVADSKVHFQSLRGFEKFVEGKPAEELPRIVNRICGICPWHHHLAANKAVDRCFGVTPPPAGQKLRELMQTISHAEDKLLHFFFLAAADFVIGPDADYAVRNVIGVAKANPELAQKVVRMRFKAKMILEKFAGKAIHPVAGVTGGFAKPMLEEDREQMLADMQEILDFALYTIDFAKTQVFPPYLDTVQTLGVIKTGFLGTVDDDGALNLYDGKLRLMKADGSYTDFDVQDYTDYLAEQVVPWSYGKFPYAQSWNEGFSLDLDEPKGIYRSNCLARINIADKMTTPRAQAELEEFRQTFGRPAQATLLYHWARLIEEVYACEHAIELLNDPEITDPNVRSEVAPGAGRGVGCVEAPRGTLIHDYSTDENGLITRANMIVGTTHNLGPINMSVNQAARSLIHEGNVDEGILNKIEMSVRAYDP